In Ammospiza caudacuta isolate bAmmCau1 chromosome 2, bAmmCau1.pri, whole genome shotgun sequence, a genomic segment contains:
- the AP1S2 gene encoding AP-1 complex subunit sigma-2 isoform X2 produces the protein MQFMLLFSRQGKLRLQKWYVPLSDKEKKKITRELVQTVLARKPKMCSFLEWRDLKIVYKRYASLYFCCAIEDQDNELITLEIIHRYVELLDKYFGSVCELDIIFNFEKAYFILDEFLLGGEVQETSKKNVLKAIEQADLLQESQNEDWGGLSEDIL, from the exons ATGCAGTTTATGTTGCTTTTTAGTCGCCAGGGGAAACTGAGACTCCAGAAGTGGTATGTCCCATTATCTgacaaagaaaagaagaaaatcacaaGGGAACTTGTTCAAACAGTATTAGCCCGCAAACCGAAAATGTGCAGCTTCCTGGAATGGAGAGACCTGAAGATTGTCTACAAAAG ATATGCAAGCCTCTATTTCTGCTGTGCTATTGAAGATCAGGACAATGAACTAATAACTCTGGAAATAATTCATCGCTATGTAGAACTTCTTGACAAGTATTTTGGCAGT GTCTGTGAACTTGATATCATCTTCAATTTTGAAAAAGCCTATTTCATTTTGGATGAGTTCCTTTTAGGAGGGGAAGTTCAGGAGACATCCAAGAAAAATGTTCTTAAAGCCATCGAACAAGCAGATCTCTTACAGGAG AGCCAGAATGAAGACTGGGGAGGTTTGTCTGAGGATATCTTATGA
- the AP1S2 gene encoding AP-1 complex subunit sigma-2 isoform X1, whose product MQFMLLFSRQGKLRLQKWYVPLSDKEKKKITRELVQTVLARKPKMCSFLEWRDLKIVYKRYASLYFCCAIEDQDNELITLEIIHRYVELLDKYFGSVCELDIIFNFEKAYFILDEFLLGGEVQETSKKNVLKAIEQADLLQEEAETPRSVLEEIGLT is encoded by the exons ATGCAGTTTATGTTGCTTTTTAGTCGCCAGGGGAAACTGAGACTCCAGAAGTGGTATGTCCCATTATCTgacaaagaaaagaagaaaatcacaaGGGAACTTGTTCAAACAGTATTAGCCCGCAAACCGAAAATGTGCAGCTTCCTGGAATGGAGAGACCTGAAGATTGTCTACAAAAG ATATGCAAGCCTCTATTTCTGCTGTGCTATTGAAGATCAGGACAATGAACTAATAACTCTGGAAATAATTCATCGCTATGTAGAACTTCTTGACAAGTATTTTGGCAGT GTCTGTGAACTTGATATCATCTTCAATTTTGAAAAAGCCTATTTCATTTTGGATGAGTTCCTTTTAGGAGGGGAAGTTCAGGAGACATCCAAGAAAAATGTTCTTAAAGCCATCGAACAAGCAGATCTCTTACAGGAG
- the AP1S2 gene encoding AP-1 complex subunit sigma-2 isoform X3 gives MQFMLLFSRQGKLRLQKWYVPLSDKEKKKITRELVQTVLARKPKMCSFLEWRDLKIVYKRYASLYFCCAIEDQDNELITLEIIHRYVELLDKYFGSVCELDIIFNFEKAYFILDEFLLGGEVQETSKKNVLKAIEQADLLQEPRHEYFNVPVY, from the exons ATGCAGTTTATGTTGCTTTTTAGTCGCCAGGGGAAACTGAGACTCCAGAAGTGGTATGTCCCATTATCTgacaaagaaaagaagaaaatcacaaGGGAACTTGTTCAAACAGTATTAGCCCGCAAACCGAAAATGTGCAGCTTCCTGGAATGGAGAGACCTGAAGATTGTCTACAAAAG ATATGCAAGCCTCTATTTCTGCTGTGCTATTGAAGATCAGGACAATGAACTAATAACTCTGGAAATAATTCATCGCTATGTAGAACTTCTTGACAAGTATTTTGGCAGT GTCTGTGAACTTGATATCATCTTCAATTTTGAAAAAGCCTATTTCATTTTGGATGAGTTCCTTTTAGGAGGGGAAGTTCAGGAGACATCCAAGAAAAATGTTCTTAAAGCCATCGAACAAGCAGATCTCTTACAGGAG